The Megachile rotundata isolate GNS110a chromosome 6, iyMegRotu1, whole genome shotgun sequence nucleotide sequence TGGAATAACTTTACATCAATTTGCTGGAATCGGATTGGGAACAGCAAATTTAGATAGATGCTACCAAATGGCTTCACGCAATTCTGCTACTATGTGGAGAAAAACAAAATACTTAATAATGGATGAAATTTCTATGATAGACGCAGATTACTTTGATAAAATTGAAGCTGTTGCCAGACATCTTCGTAAAAATGAAAGACCATTTGGTGGAATTCAATTGATTTTGTGCGGAGACTTTTTTCAATTACCTCCTATTTCGACAAAAGACAGAAAAGcaaaattttgttttcaaaGTAACGTGTGGGACAAATGTGTCCACCTTAATTTTGAATTACGAACTGTTCATAGGCAAAAAGATCCGGAATTTGTGAGCATCTTAAATAATATCAGAATCGGTAGAATTACAGATAAGATAACGGAAACTCTTAAAGCAACAGCTAAACAAAAGATAGAGGATAATGGAATTTTAGCAACGACCCTTTGTTCTCACGTGAACGAAGCAGaggaaattaatgaatttcaaCTGAACGAGTTAAAAGGTGAATCCAAAGTTTACATAGCTCAAGACTCTGATCAATCAATGACAACAACATTAAATAAACAACTAACTGTTCCCGATAAATTAGTACTCAAAATAGGTGCACAAGTGATGCTATTAAAAAACATAAATGTTTCTAATGGTTTAGTAAATGGAGCAAGAGGCGTAGTCCTCGAGTTCGTAGATAATATGCCCTTAGTTCAGTTTAAATCGAGTATCCAATATCgtgcaaaaatagaaaaatggagtTTAAAAACAAATGCGGGTAGCGTAATCGTTAGAAAACAAATTCCATTGAAATTAGCATGGGCTTTTTCCATTCATAAAAGTCAGGGTCTAACTTTGGATTGCGTAGAAATGTGCCTTGCAAGAGTGTTTAATGCTGGGCAATCTTATGTAGCACTTTCTAGGGCACAAAGTTTACAATCTTTAAGAGTTTTGGACTTTGAAAGTCAACAAGTATGGGCTCATCCTGATGTCCTTGTGTTTTATAAGAAATTTAGACGAAATTTGCAAGAAATGGAAATGATACCTTTAGCAAAAAAGCAAAAAACATAATTGAAATATATTCTTTAtgcgtaaaaaaatattttaatattaaaaagaaaacattaaATTATATGTAGTATTAttaaactatatatatatatacatatacatgtagtattaaataaatgtaaaataattttttatatgttcTAATAGAATAAAGTATTCTTCGACTATATGAAAATTTTCTCGTAGAAACACACAAATACAGGTCACTTTTATCCGTCGTTAGTTTAATGGTAATAATTTAGTGGTTTCAGGAATTATCAAGTATCGACATTAAACGATTAAAGTACTTGGTAGTTTTCTTgatactttattaaaaaaagtaaaagttCCAGTTACTAAATTTCGTCACGTATAATTATCATAACAAAGCATAGAtgtatttatacttttacaaatattacaaaGCCACACACTAAATATCTTCGCGTGTGTCATTAATCATCAACAGTTATTTCTATCGGCGGTATGTAACGCCACGTGTGTCCAGCATTTATTAATTCTGAACAAAGTACTGGCGTATTCGGTGCAGACTCCTTACTGCTACATCGAATATCAATTTTGTATTGTCCTGCTGTAAAGAATACTACCCGGCACTCATGGTAAACTCTCCCGTATTCCTGTAACTAAAAATCCATATTTATGCCGACAATCTAAACTGTTTATTGCGGTATTTTTGTCGCTAAAGTAACTCACTGCTGGAAGCATAACTTTATTCGCACCAGCGATGGATAGTCTCGTCTCTAACTGATAATTGTTTACACCGTTATGATGATCTTGAT carries:
- the Pif1 gene encoding pif1 DNA helicase, with protein sequence MSQDNCSVICSVTMEWIDSRGSILKKVNHRTASLRLIRNNPREIFIEIVPEKSNLTTKLLLKSVYVFNKFMNEGKASIKFNEENCTLFLSNAPTVQLINFLKTIYVKITGQSPDVKKNPLKERFANKQSNTYQDVSPITSTDVKKIKAKISNKRKHSDTDGSKLACAKKLYDNSTEQLTEEQQRILDAVLSGKNVFFTGGAGTGKSFLLKKIIGALPPDVTMATASTGVAACHIGGITLHQFAGIGLGTANLDRCYQMASRNSATMWRKTKYLIMDEISMIDADYFDKIEAVARHLRKNERPFGGIQLILCGDFFQLPPISTKDRKAKFCFQSNVWDKCVHLNFELRTVHRQKDPEFVSILNNIRIGRITDKITETLKATAKQKIEDNGILATTLCSHVNEAEEINEFQLNELKGESKVYIAQDSDQSMTTTLNKQLTVPDKLVLKIGAQVMLLKNINVSNGLVNGARGVVLEFVDNMPLVQFKSSIQYRAKIEKWSLKTNAGSVIVRKQIPLKLAWAFSIHKSQGLTLDCVEMCLARVFNAGQSYVALSRAQSLQSLRVLDFESQQVWAHPDVLVFYKKFRRNLQEMEMIPLAKKQKT